In Calliopsis andreniformis isolate RMS-2024a chromosome 6, iyCalAndr_principal, whole genome shotgun sequence, the genomic window CTGTCAATGAATTTTGAGCTTTATTTAAATGTTAGTCCCTGCCACTTGATTTTTACGTCACAGATAATTTTTGCAGGTTCAGaagataatttattttattaaagaaaatatttatttcctcTTGAAGCTTGTAACAAAAAATTACTATACCAACAATCTCCAGAAAGATTtctagaaaattaattttacacATTAGGAGTGTTTATTCCACAGGGTCATGATCATAGATAAAACAATTAAGATATCGATTTCGTCTGCAGCGTGATCACAGTAACGTGGTTTCACAGGCCGAGACCACAACCCTATAAAAGCTGGATCAATCTATCTAATGTGGCACACTTGCAACCAAGACGTCCATTTCGCGGCTAGTGGTGTCTCTGCATCATGAGATCACTCGTAAGTGCCATTTTCACAATGAAAAACACGGGAAAGCAGAGATTAACAATCAATGAACTTCGAGATTCAAAGGACGCTCGTGGGGGAAAAAAGCATTGCTACATGGTGTCCTAAAAGTCAGTATGTGTTTCGAAATGCGTGCTTGGAATATGCCTAACTTCAAACGAACGACAAAATGGCGAAATTTACATTCATGGAAAATGCATTAAATCGAGAATACTTATACTGCAAAACTATGGAATTTCATTTGACAAGAATAAACAAAATCagttttcaaataaaataaatgaacgaaACTGGTGATGAGTAGAAATAAATTTCCAACAAAATGGACTGTACTCTAAATTAGCTTGTTTCATTGTCGAAAATGAAATCTACAGGAACATTTATTCTATAAAAAGGCGTAATATCTTTACCAAACATGTGACTATTCGCTGCACTTTTTCAGACAGTCCTGGCTGCGTTGGTAGCGTCGACCGTCGCTGGAACCTACGAGGACAAGGAATATTATCAGTACAGGGGGCCACAAGCGCCACTCTCGAGCGATGGGATGGTAATGGACACACCGGAAGTGGCCCACGCGAGGGCTGCCCACTTAGCGATGCACGCAGAGGCTATGGCCAGGCTGAAGAAGGCCCAAAACGATTACGAGATGGAGGATAATGACGACATGATGTACATGCCCCAGATGATGGAGGAGCCGATGACGACGCAAAAACGCCAACGTACGAAAATGTTCGTCCCTGTGGAGCGAGAGTCTCGTGTCATGGACGCCCCTGCAGTgagtactataattattacaacTGATTAAAAACATAATAAAATGATCATTTTAGTAATATTACTGAAGAGAATACAAttatgtaatttttattttcaaatataaaaatcGGAAATTTTATTTAATGTCCATGAAGGTAGCATTTATTATGCTGTAAAGTAATCTGAAAATGAactgaaattttatttaatgtttATAAGGTACCATTTATTATACTGTAAAGTAAATGAATTCATATCATATCaagatattcatcacacaaagtCTATTTAAAAGTTAATTACTCTAAGTTGATCTTGTTTGTCGAAGTTCGTCAAATTTTGTGCAACATTTGGAAAGGTACATTTCTTCACGATAAATTACATACAGGTTCAATTTTCTATATTCTTTATTCAAGATGACAGATGCGAAGATTAGTCGCATGGGGACACACGCACGCGCTGCATCAAAGGCGTCTGAATTTTATGAATTCGATGTGTTCGATGGTCGAAAAAATCTAATTTATCTTACCCCCATTCGCGTTACTTACAAACGTGCACCAGTGATGGGATATCGAGGACCATTTGCGCCACTGGGTCCCGATGGCCGCGTCGTCGACACACCGGAAGTGGTTAGGGCGCGTGAGGCACACATGAAGGCCCACGCTCGTGCTCTTGCACTTTCTACACAGAATGATCTGTATTATTGAAGGGatcaaattttttcaaatttaattcAATGATTTCCGGGTATGATAAATAGGTACGtaataatatttgtatatttttatttaaatttctccATTTTGAAACAGAACAATTTATTTTAAGATTTTCGTACTGTTATTGGAATCTGAATTTTTAAGAGTTTTGATTTCTTTGACTTCACTGAATTTTTTACACAAATATAGTTATAAATGAAATCTTTAGTTGTAATTGATTTTTCTGCAATTTCTCGTGACAGTAAAAAGCATACTGTAATTTTTAccttataaataattataaggAGACAGTTTTTATTGTACCTGATTTTCTATACATTTCATGAGATATTGATTTTCGTTTACAACAATTTAACGaaactcgaatcataaaattatAATGTGAAGAGTATACATGTTTGTATATATTATAGTTTAACTCATGTAATGTTAATGTTATTTCAGTTATTTTATATACATAAGTATTAAGAAAAGAACATACTACTGTTTTGGATTAACGATGTTAGGGTTCGAATTTTATTCTTAGATGATAAGAATTAATAATAAGAAGTAAGAAAAATTAGATATTAGAAGACCTGCCGAAAAGTAGTAAAAATTTGTTTCGTACCACCgaattgtattctatgttttgtattgtatgtttaTAGCGAAGTAAAATGCGAATGTGGTTCTGTTCCTCTCATTTGTATTCTTCTTCCCTGCATTTTAGAAAACTTTTCATTCGAAAGTATCTTTCACTACTTATTATCGAAGGTTCCCAATACTAACTCAAACTGTTATCTATAAAATTTTCTATTATACTGCCCACTTGTTGCTCATTTACATGTTTTATAATGTACTGCACCACTTGCCTATTCATTAACTTATCTCATCTACTTATCTACCTACTCATCCATTATATTTACGACGCTCTATTTATTATACGTATTGTATTTTTCTTTACCATTACATAAAACTATGATGACATCACAGAATGTATTTCTTCTGTACAAAGTTGCTCCAAAGAAAGAAGCGTTGAACAGGCGTGAGTAGACCAGAATGTTTCAAACGTGACTAAAGTCACGTGGGCCCACCATGCACTTATTCTGTCATCCTACACTGTGCCAGATTGCTCACATACAAATGTAGGTAAATAAGCAAGCAGGTACAGTGGGCGTCGTCCAATGAGAAATCGAAAGGAAGAGTACTCCCAGCTTGCACTGGGCCTTGCGTAATGCTATAAGAACTCTCTGACATTAACCAGAATTCATGGTTGATGAACTTTGAACGGGTGGAGTCCATTGTATAACTCATATCAGCATATAATTTCATATTTGAAGGGAAAGATGAAATAGTACATTATTCGTAGGTAGAGTTTACTCACTCATCCATTATTGATATCTACATTAAAATTCCTTTGCAACATCATTTGAATTAcagtaatttttatttaatggtcGATTACGTATTTACCTACAGCACTGacaatttttctttttgaaaTATGAACCATTATATAATCCCTCGCCTAAACTAAGATTCTTCTCTagaattaaagaaatttttaatattaaactaAAAACTCTtctttaaaataagacgaataaaaaataaagaaatctcTAAATAACTCTGCTTAAAAATTCCAGAAAAATTCAGAATATTTATAAGGACCATCACAACCCACAAAAATGGCTACTAATGATCTATGCAGCCTAATTTTCTCTCTCCATATCTTCCCAGTCGCAGTCACCACCTGCTGACCCAGGAAGCAAAAAATGCGATCGACGTATCAGCCACCAACTTTCGAGCTCTCGGTTGCCCACGAAGACAAGTGCTAATTTCAATATTCACCGCGCTTAAATAGTCAATTACGAGAGATCGAGGCGATAAGGATCACGAGAAATGGCTCACGATCGAGCAAATGATCCGTGAGTCGTGTCTGCTACCGgtaggtccaccaggtcgaagcctTGCACTTATCCAACCACCAAACGCCGTCGACAGAACCGGTTTCTGGtccgctgctaggacaacgacaAGCAGCAACGGCTGCTCGAGCGTGCTAGACGGCAATTGGTGTTACTGGCAAGGACATGGTTGACCGTGCTTGACGAGGAATGCGACGGTCTAAGGGCCCGAAAGCTCGTGACCGACCATTGCTGCTTGTTAATAGGAGCTGCATGGATAGCGTACAGCTATCAAAGACATTTCCATGCCTGGTAAGGATTGAGTGTCTGGACTGAGCTCTGCTACATTACAGCCATTATTTATGACGCGAATTTCACGGTTCATAGATTCCCCTGTTTACCATTTTCAATACATGGGTCTAGAATGGGTAAAAATTTATTGTATTGGAGTAATTTAGTGAACTAGCTTTCTGCTTCCTTCAATTTAAGAGGTTGTTGGTTtctatttatacagggtgtccacgcTGAAGCAAACTACCTAAATATCTGTTTTTAGTGACATGAAAATCGTTCAGGTAATAGTTTGAATGGTTTTGAAGGAGAAATATCGTGGAAGAACAATCTTTTGTGTAGgatcatattttatatttttttttaaatttcgtgttattaaaaacagaggacGTATATAGATGATCTGCTTAAGCTTGGACACCCTGTTTATAGGAAATTGGTAGTTTGACGTGTACACTATATGGATTGTATATGTTTGTTTGcagtttttttaataaaaaatttaaccCTCTGTAAACACACTTTGATTTTTAAACATTTCCTCAGCACAAGCTTTCAAGAAATTCTAAAAAAATTCTAGGATACTTACTGAAGTCTGTATTTTAGCGCACCATCACTATTTGAGTCAAATGTCTTTAATGAGGAAAGATAAAAATTCGGAAGAAATTCACAAAAAAGATTGGAATTCACTGTGGACAAAATGGACTCAGCATGTCCACAAAGGGTTAAGTTCACTTGCGTGACGTGGAATACCTCTAGATGCATAGGAAAGTATATGATAATGTACCGTTCCTTTTACTCACACATACACTAACGTTAGTCGGGAACAAAGTTCTTTTTGTACATGGTACCATTTCTTATGGTAAGTTGACGTAACTGATGTTTTGAAGCGCCGCGCTGGACCGACACAAGCGGAgcatattttcatatttttagaatACTCGTGTGATGAAATATTGCTTCTTCTATGTACATGTCCTCTTCCTGTTGTCGATCCAATAAGGCTAAAGTTCTTTCTAGTATCAATAAATGTTCTTATGGCCAGTTGACGTAACAAATTCCTTGAAACACTTTTTCAGGAATTACATATACGAATACTTTGATTACAGGATGAAGTAACTTTAAAATAACAGTAATGTGTGATTTAATTAGTCCATTTCGTTTCGATTTAATTTGATATGTATCGCATTTATGTTTCTTGCTGTTTACGTAAACTAGACCCTGAAGAAACCGTTCAGTGCCGTTTTCACGCCTATGTACACGTGTCTCGTCGCTCTCATGCACTCGGATTCCGCTGCATAATCAGATTTACATGCACCAGTTTAAACTCTCCACGCTGTTTTCACTACCGTGTTTTCCGAGCACGAATTGATCTGATTCGTGTCACGGGCATGTAAGTCGACCACAAGCGCTTGTTAGCTTATTACGCGATCGGTTAGAGCAGCGGTGCGCAACTCTCGTGGACCGTGAAAGCTTATCATCGTTTGAATCTTTTAAAAAGTTTCAAGAAATTTAGTTTATTATCGAATGAAGTAACAGTATTGTTTAATGTCGCTTACAGTGCGATGTGAAACATTTTCTGATGAAATACAGATATTTAGATGGGAAGGGTTATTTCAATTTTctctgaaataattttttaaatgttcgTTAATACTTGGAGGGTTTCACAAGACGtgatagaaattttaaggagtgattctatatgctaaaataagatagaagtattaattgttgaaaaatcGCCTAAAatcgtgtgtctgacttgggactcattctactgtcaACGTATATTAGCCAGGTCAGACCCAGCGCTGTCAGGACAATCAATCAGTAGATTAAGTCAGGCCAGACGTACGAGCATTTCAACACTCTCACTCTAGGTACATGTATCTGTAACGATTAATAACTTGGTATTCTTATATtatcatttattattatattatatgatttattacttattattataatattatattatgacTATGATTTCTTTCCCATAATTTAGAACGTCATTCATATCATTCTTAACATAGTATAACATAGTTTTCTATAGCAGAATTGTatcaaaatatgtaaaataaaaatgaaagacttataataaaatatgaaaacagaAGATTAAAGTGCTTTTAATGAAAGCTGCTTTGTTTAAGGGAAAAATCTTTTATACAACTATGAAtgctttaataattaattatttttatttcattgctTACTAAAATTCCGTACAGAACTTTTATGTAGAAAATAATCTCAATGATACAAAAATTCTCTCAGAATCTTTAATTACAATTTCCTTCtaatttttatatatacatatgataatttacaaatatacatactAGGATAATagcgaaaaaaaaagaaagaatagtAACATTGTTAATTCTTAAATATAGACCTTCCTTGACTAACGAACGCGAAAGCGATAAAGAGATCACCTTGGAGGGGAATGTGATAAGACTTTTACAGAACACTCGATAATATCTGTAACGGTACATTTCATTTGCATTTCGTTTGCATTCTCCAACAAACAACCCACCAGTTCCAGTTTCACTTTCTATGTATGTGACACGTCGTTGATACAATGCCGCGATTGtcaattaaaaaaatgatttcacGGTAAATCCAcggtacaatgattataatagaCTCTATTGCATGTGTGTTCTTAATGTTTTTCGCTTGGAATTTAATAGTCTACAATGTAGTGATAAAATTGGGTAAAACTTGCAAAATCTATTATTTAACTGCTTTGTTGATAGCTCTGCCAAAAAacaaaaaacaaaaataaatattgtGACAGTTTTTATAAAACTGAATTGTAAAATTCATTGTTTCAAGGTAGATTTATCGACccttttttctgtattttcatcAAATCTGACGGCTAGTAAAATTAAGAACTACTCTTAATTTCATATCAAACATAGATAGCAACGAAACTGCTGAGGCAAATGAAAGAATAATTCACAAAGCAAAATGACGTCATATAAATCTGACAAGAGGTAGCTAGACTGCAATGAGAAATCACAAGGAACAATCTTAAAAACAAGGACAATATGCATCAAGCAACGAAACTAAAGACAAATACAATAATCGCTACAAAATGGCGGGAAACAGACAGTGCGATGAAAGAATCTTTTAGGAAAAGAGAAGTGAAGGAATCGTCGCCATTTTGGAGAAAGGAGGAGGTAGAGAAGTCATTGAGAAGACTTAGCGTGCAGAGGTAGATCGAACTCGATGATTCGAAAGGATTTCTATCGATCCTCACGAACCATCGATTGCAATGAAGGAATGGAGAGTATTTCGTTAGTTCATTTGCGATTATCTCGAACGATTGAACGTCTAATAATGGTTCCAATTGTTTGGTTGACCCCAGGACGGATTATAGGCGCCAGAGTTCCATGAAGGGTTGGGAGCAGGGCCAGCTGGGCCAGCTGGGCGTTGAGCTTCGGCATTGTACAAAGAGAAGTGGACAGCCTTGGCTTGTTGCACTTCTGGTGTGTCTACCACTCGACCATCTGGTCCCAGAGGAGCTGGTGGTCcactgaaaataaataaaaataaatacatagtacataaaacaaattaatagaaataaattagtaaaaaaagattaaagaaaattattttactgAGAATTTGTCAACGTTACATTAggaatttaatttatatttctaaATAAAAAGTAAAACAAATTAACCACTTTTCAGTCGAGCAGATAAATTCTTTCATAATATAGATATATTTTATTCTACATGTTATATATCATGTTATATATCTAGGAACTCATTAAATGCAGACATTTCTCCAGAGTGAGACAATATATCAAACCTGTAATGTGCTCCGTAACCAGCAGGTGCGTAGGCACCAGCAGGGCCGGGGTAGGGGCCAGCTGGGCCTGGGCCTCTGGGTGCTCTAGCGTTGGCGTCAGCCAGGGCTGCCAAATGAGCTGCCTTCAGTTGCGCCACTTCCGGTGTGTCCACGACTCTACCATCGGGACCCAAAGGTGCAGGAGCTGCATGGCCACCATAGGCTCCTGGGTGACCACCTCCGTACCATTGTGGTGCACAGAGGGCCACGTTCAATATTGTCGAAAGAAGAATCTGGAGAGCAGGAAAAGAAAGTTTGTATttctcaaaaaaaattaaatttaatggaAGAAAATATTTTGTTATATATATTCTGTTTGGAAATAGAATAAATTTTCTAAGgagtttaaaaaattaatatttgttctaggaatttagaagtctttGTTTCGTGTCTCTTAGAACATTCAGTACTTAGAAGATGTGATTAATTCATAGACATAGACTTATTAGAAATTACAGCTTCATTTAACACATAAAATACTAATCAAAACTAAAATACACTTTAACTGAcataaaatttacaaaataataaatagataattttaattacaaaataaactcATAGGAATCTACTAACTTCTGAAATTCCTATAGAAAAAGCTATAAAAAGAGCCAAGAGCTACCTAATTATCTTCACAAATGAAAGAATAAAGTAAAACAAACgttaaaatattcataaaacAATCCAGAAAAGTACAAAATGGCGTCACTGATGTTCGTCATTAAACCTGCCTAAATGGAAAGTGAAAGAAAGTAAAATACAAAGTACTCACGAGGTAGTGCATCATCTCGTCGGAACCTCAGGGTGCGTCGATCCAGCGACTACTGATAGAGGTTTAGATCTGCATTATGACTTCCACTATCGTCGATCGTTCAATTTATAGGGGTACAGCCGCGACAGTGGCCAATGCCCCACCCCTAGTAAGGCAGCCACCAGCGAGACGGGGTATAACCACACCCAAGAAAATGCTCTCCTTAAAGCTGGCTGCCCTGCCCCGTAACATTTACCAGGCTTCAACAATGACACCGTGTCCCGTAACCTCGCGAGGAATAAAACTCACCTCCCAGCGGAGCTATGCGACGTGTGGACGTCATCGCGGATGCAATTCCGACGTCCTCGGTATTTATCGGGAGTGACTTGGATGTGGAGACTTCAATGGCGGTATGACAAAAGGTTGGAGACTTCGACACACGCATAGGAAAGCTCACTAAATGCTGGAGGCTCTAGGTCTGCGAGAAACACTTAATGTAAATTGAGTAATCTCGTTTTACTTTGATGCAATTCGTTGATTCTGTTACTTCGGTCGGAAGTAATGAAGTAAActatattatttttatgatcTTTATTATTGTAAGAGTATTATACTAAatgtactataaaatatatgaagatGTAAAGTTAGTGACAGAGTGATCtatattatttttgtaatttttattattttgggaGTATTATATTAAATGTACTGTAGGAAGTTTGAAAATGTAAACTTATCATTTGTATTCCATAATATAAATTTGGAATATAGTAAAAGACTATGTTGTATATACGAGATGTATACATATAAGTATCTAATAAAATAAAGTTCATTCATTAATCACTTTATTCAAATTACTGGATTATAATTAATTAGCTAGTATTGTAAGTATCTACCTATTAAGAATTAACATTGCTTATTTAAAGAGATATtatttttgaataatatttattattatccccaaaaataattatattcacaATTATTTTGCAATACATAGCGTGAAACCAAAAGACGCCCCCGATACTAAACTAGCAAATATATTTTATGACTAGTTAACATTTAATTACTTCGCCTAGAATAATTAAAGTTCCTAATTTCCAACTTCAATTACATTAAACCTGTTCTCTGTACCTATAACTCATGATAAATTCATTCAACTATGAACGCATTCCAACAGCATGCAATGACTCTAATGCTAAATAGTCTAGGAAGTCGCTCACGACATCGACCTTGAAACAGTGAAATAACGCTAGAATATTAATCAATCAAGTGGCAAATTAATCTCTAATTAACATAAGGAAATGATTCAATTCAGTTTTCAAGATTCCATTGTCAAATTTCCAGTTTTCATGTTTTTTCATTATACAAAATTACAATTTAAGAAACAAATTCATGCAAATAATATCTAATATTGTTCATAAACCAGGTGAGCGCATTCTTCTCATTCCTTCTTAAAAAGAGACGTTACAAGAATTTATTTCTGATTCAGGTTCCTATTGTCAGTAATATTTCAATGTTACGATCGCTACCGTCATACAGACAGAAAGTAAAAAATCCAAAATGTATATTTTAACATTCGATAAACGTTTTGATCGACAGCTCAACGAAGAATGTTCCATTCAGTCCCAGCGAATTTCTTTGAATGTCTCAGTCGAGCTGCGCCCGAGCTCCGTTTTCACCCACCTCTGTTGGCAGCGTGTTGTCACGTGGTGACACAAGTGGTGCATTCAAGATTTTTTTTCAAATAACGATCGTTGCGACAGTTTATCCTGGTTCAAAGACCACGTCGCGCATTGTTCGCGTGCTGGCCTGAACTGGGACTGCGAGTTTGTCGCCAACGCTTCGATAACGAGACAGAAGTCCGAGATTCCGAGTATCGAGTCGAATGGAAACTCGCTGCATTGTGGGACTGATATGCAACCTTACGTTTCGACACGTATTATCGTTATATAAATATCTATAA contains:
- the LOC143180066 gene encoding uncharacterized protein LOC143180066, whose protein sequence is MHCGQRNPRIRVYSPASPIFLSILLLLAALVASTVAGTYEDKEYYQYRGPQAPLSSDGMVMDTPEVAHARAAHLAMHAEAMARLKKAQNDYEMEDNDDMMYMPQMMEEPMTTQKRQRTKMFVPVERESRVMDAPAMTDAKISRMGTHARAASKASEFYEFDVFDGRKNLIYLTPIRVTYKRAPVMGYRGPFAPLGPDGRVVDTPEVVRAREAHMKAHARALALSTQNDLYY